The Verrucomicrobiia bacterium DNA window CTTGCGCCGGAAGCGATTCTCCGCCCTTCCAAAACCGGCGGCAATATACAACCTTTTAGTTAAATTTCAAAGCTAATGGCAAAGTCTAAGCAACGAGCCGCCATTCTTGAAGGTTTGAAACCAACCTTGTCATTGGCCCTGGGCCGGGACCGGTGCTATACTATCCACACATCCGGGAAGCTGCTATGGGAAAGGGAATATGAAATTGAGGAAATGGCTGTTCATTCTGCTGCTTTTGGGGCTGGTATCTCCGCATGGACTGCGCGGCGCTCCAGCGCCAGCGCTTGAAAAACTGCCGGTCCTTCGCGCCACACTCACCAACGGGTTGCGCGTGATCATCGTTTATAATCCGCTGGCCCCGGTCGTGAGCACCGTGGTCAATTACCGGGTCGGCTCGGATGAAACCACGCCGGGCTTTCCCGGTTCGGCGCACGCCCTCGAACACATGATGTTTCGCGGCAGCCCGGGGCTCTCAGCGGACCAACTGGCGGACCTCTCGGCAATGCTTGGGGGCGACGACAATGCCGACACCCAGCAAGCCGTGACACAGTATCTGTTCACTGTGCCCGCCGAGGACCTCGAAACGGCCTTGCACATTGAGGCAGTGCGGATGCGGGGCCTGTCGCTGACACCCAAGCAGTGGGACCAGGAGCGAGGGGCCATCGAGCAGGAGGTGGCACAGGACCTCTCCAATCCGGAATATGTATTTTATGTGAAACTGCTGGAAGCCCTTTTCAAAGGCACCCCTTATGCCCATGACGCCCTGGGCACGCGGCCTTCGTTCGACAAAACCACCGCCGCCGCGCTCAAGCAGTTTTACCAAACCTGGTACACTCCGAATAATGCCATTCTGATCATCGTTGGCAATGTGAACCCTCAAGAAACACTCGCCCAGGTCAAAAGACTCTTCAGCGGCATCCCCCGCAAAGAACTGCCGCCTCGTCCGCAATATGAGTTCCAACCCGTCACGGCTGAAACGATGAAACTCGAGACCGACCAGCCTTATGGGATGGCCGTGATCTCCTTCCGTTTCCCGGGGACCGACAGTGCGGATTACGCCGCGGCGCAGGTCCTCTCGGATGTCCTCAGCAGCCAACGGGGCAAGCTCTATGGGCTTGTGCCGGAAGGCAAGGCGCTGGGCGCCGCCTTTGCCTATGACAGTCTTCCCAAGGCGGGGGTGGGCTATGCCATTAGCGAGTTCCCAGCCGGGGCTGATGGGCAGGCATTGATCGATCAAATGCGCGCTATCCTCGAAAATGAAATGACCAACGGGGTAAACCCTGAGTTGGTCGAGGCCGCCAAACGCCGCGAGATAGCCAGCGCCGAGCTGCAGCGCAATTCCGTTTCGGGTCTGGCTTCGGTTTGGTCCGAAGCGGTAGCCGTCGAAGGGCGGCAATCACCTGATGACGATGTCGAGGCCATTCGCAAGGTGACGGCTGATGATGTGAATCGGGTCGCCAGGGCGAACCTGGCTTTCTCACATGCGATTTCGGCGATTCTGACACCGCAGCCCTCGGGCAAACCGGTGTCGCCAAAGGGCTTTGGCGGCCAGGAATCTTTCACGCCCAAGGAAGTCAAAAAAGCGACGCTGCCTGCCTGGGCCCGAAAGGCGGCAACCCGGCTCGAAATGCCCGTCTCGACCCTTCACCCCCTGGACACTAATCTGGCTAATGGCCTGAGAATCATCGTCCAGCCGGAGACCATCAGCGATACTGTCAGCGTTTTTGGCCGGGTCAAAAGCAATGATAAGGTCGAGGAACCGCCCGGGCAGGACGGGGTGGGGAGCGTGCTCGAGGAACTGTTCTCCTACGGAACAACCTCTCTGGATCGGCTGGCATTCCAAAAGGCATTGGATGACATCGGCGCGATGGAATCGCCCGGCGCGAGCTTTTCGCTGCAGGTTTTGAGGGAACATTTTGATCGAGGGGTCCAGTTGCTGGCCGATAATATCCTGTCGCCTGCGTTGCCAGCGGAGGCATTCAAGGTGATTCAACCCGAGCTTGCGGCAGCCGCAGCCGGGGAGCTGCAAAGCCCCGGTTACCTGGCGCGCCGCGCCCTGGAGATTGCGTTGTTCAGCCAGCGGGATCCCTCCGCGCGCCAAACCACGCCCGAAACGATCAAAGCGCTCTCCATCCAAGAGGTAAAGAGTTACCACCAACACGTCTTTCGCCCCGACCTGACGACCATCGTCGTTATCGGCAAGGTCGAGCCGGCCCACGCTGTGGCGGTCATCTCAAAGTACTTCGGGCAGTGGGCGGCTACCGGCCCGAAGCCCAACACCCTGTTCCCCCCGGCTCCTGTAAACGCCCCGGCCATCAACCAGGTGCCGGATGCCAGCCGCGTGCAAGACCGGGTGACCCTGGCCCAAACGCTGGGGCCCTTGACGCGCACCAACGAGGACTACTACCCGCTCGAATTGGGCAACCACGTTCTGGGCGGCGCTTTTTATGCCACTCGCCTCTATCGCGACCTGCGTGAGAATGCCGGCCTGGTCTATTTCGTTTCGTCGCAATTTCAGGTTGGCCAGACCCGCGGGGTTTATTCGGTCCAATACGCGTGTGACCCGCCCAATGTGTCCAAAGCTCGCGCCATCGTGATTAGCAACCTCCAAGCCATGCAGCGCGCGCTGGTAACGCCACCCGAACTCCGCCAGGCAAAGGTTCTCCTGTTGCGCGAGATTCCGCTTTCGGAGTCCAGTGTGGATCGCATCGCCCAAGGCTGGCTCTCGCGTTCGGTGCTTGAATTGCCTCTCGATGAGCCCCTCCGCGCGGCCCAGCGATACATCAAACTCAATGCCAAAGATGTCCAGGCTGCCTACGCCAAATGGCTGAAGCCGGCGGATTTGGTCGAGGTGACCCAGGGCCCCACGCCGAAATGAAATGGATGCCCTACGGACTTTGCGAATCGGGCTAAGAACCCTCAAGCCTTTGGCTTAACTCGATCAGAAACGCGACCTGCGCCGGATTAATCTTTTCCTTGGCCTCATTGAGGTGAAAGAACGCAGCGCGATCGACTTCAGGGAACTCTTGCTGGTGTCCGGAGCGGGGCGGCCATTCCATGCTGAAGGTGTTGCTCTGGAGGCGCGTGGTGTCAAAATCGCCTTCAAAGGCCCAGGCGCGCACCAGCTTGCCAGCCTTTTGTTTGATCGGCGACAGCGGTATGAACGGCCCGTGCGGCTTAAACCCTAATTCCTCTTCGAACTCGCGCTGCGCCGCCAATAACGGCTCCTCTCCGGGCTTGAGTTCTCCTTTGGGAATGGTCCAGGCTCCGGCATCCTTGTTTTTCCAAAAGGGGCCGCCCGGGTGGACCAGCAGAAACTCCGCAGACCCCCGTCGATACATCAACAGCGCTGAACTCTCTTTAGACATTTCCCTCACTCCAATCGAGCACCTTTAATTGCACGCACCGCCGGCCATTGTACTCGTTGATTTGGGGGACAAAGGCCAGGTCAAAGGGGTCCTTGGGAGGCGCGGCAGAACCAGCCCCCCACCAAAGAGCTTCACAAGAGGCCGTACCGTCGGTGACCCACATCTTGAGATGCTGGCGGTCGGGGCCCAGGCGTTGAGCGGGGCGCTGGTGGCGCACGTTGCGAGTCATGAACTGGAAACCAGGGTTGCCGCAGCCCATCGGCTTCAAATGGCCGAGATGCGCCAGGCATTCGAGGTTCATTTCCCCCAAGCCAACCGTGGCATCGAGCTGCAAGGTGGGTTGGAACGCTTCAGGCGGCAGGGCCTCTCGAACCAGTTCATTGAGACGCGCGCGGAGCAGGTCGATTTTCCCAGGGAGGACCGTCAGGCCGGCAGACATGGCATGGCCGCCGTGCCGGACCAGCAAATCGCCGCACTCGCGCAAAGCGGCAGCCAGGTCAAACCCGGCAATGCTGCGCCCAGAGCCGCGGTATTCATTGCCTTGGCCCCCGGCGATGATTGTGGGCCGGTGGAATTGCTGGAGCAACCGGGATGCAACGATGCCAACGACCCCGATGTGCCACGATGGATTGGCTTCAACAATAACGAAATCGTGATTCACGTCGAGCCTGGCCTGAACAGCCGCCAACGCCTCCTGCGTGATGCGCCGCTCGATGGTTTGGCGCTCGCGGTTACGGCCATCCAGAGCCTGGGCCAACGGCATCGCAGCCTCCAAACCGGACGCAAGGAGCAATTGCAGCGCCTGTTCAGCGTCTTCGAGGCGTCCCGCCGCGTTCAGGCGCGGCGCAAGCTGGAATCCAGTTTCATACACCCCAATCGGCGCGGGGCATTGGGCCACTTTTTTCAAAGCAACCAGTCCGGGGCGCCTGGTCGAATTCAATCGCTCCAGGCCAGCGGAGGCCAGCGTCCGATTCTCACCGGTTAGGGGGACAAGATCAGCAATGGTGCCCAAAGCAACCAAATCCAGCAGCGGGCGCAGATCGAATGTGGCGGCGCCCGCCAATCCGGCTACGCGCCCGTGCTTAACAAGCGCATGCGCCAATTTAAACGCCAGCCCGGCGGAGCAAAACTCCGTAACCGCGAGGCGGTCGGCCTCAATCGCCGTGGGCAAGCCGCTCCTGGGCTGGAGCTGAGGGTTTACCAGCGCCAAAGCGGCCGGAGCAGGAGTCGAGACCTGGTGATGGTCGAGCACGATGACATCCACCCCGCGCGCGCCCAACCACGCGATTGGTCCAGGGTTGGCTGAACCGCAGTCCACCGCCAGAAGCAATTTGACCGGGAATTTTTTCAGGCAATTCTCAACTGCCTCCTGGCTCAAGCCGTATCCCTCATCCAGCCGCCGGGGCAGGTAGTACGAGACAGACCAACCCAGCCCTTGGAGGACTTCGACTAGCAGGGCCGTGGCAGTTACGCCATCCACGTCATAATCGCCAAAAATCACCAACGGCTCGCGGTGTTGATGGGCTGCAAAGAGCCGCTCGATGGCCGCCTTCATGTTGGGCAGCAGGAATGGATCGACCAGGTCTTTAAGCCTGGGTTGTAGAAAACCGGCAATGGAAAGAGGGTCGCCCAGCTTCCGATTCAACAGGCATTGGGCCAGCAGCGCCGGGATGTGCAACTGCTTTGCCAACTGCCCGGCCAGTAGCGGCTGCGCGGCGGCCAGAGACCAGCGAAATTTCATGCGACAGCCGAGTGTGAAACAAAGCAGCTCCCCTCTTCAACCTAAAACCGGACAGGAACCCGGATGCTCCTTATTCATTGGCGGGCTTTTCACGCCGCGCTGCTGTAATCGAAAGAATGATCGAAATCAGAATGATGGCCGCAACCGTCAAGAGCGAAACGCCAATGGGAATTTCGATCTGAAACCAAGCCGGCGGCTGGCGATCATGCGGGTCCAGGAGCATTTTGATTCCAATGAAAATGAGCACAATAGACAACCCGACTTTGAGATAGCGGAAGTAGCCCAAAGCCCCGGCCAGCACGAAATAGAGGCTGCGCAAACCGAGGATGGCAAAAATATTGGAAGTAAAGACGATGAAGGGCCGGGTGGTGACGGCGAAGATGGCGGGAATAGAATCGACGGCAAACACCAGGTCGGTAGTTTCGACCATGAGCAGGACCAACGCCAGCGGGGTCAAGGCGCGCCGGCCATTCCAATGGGTCAGGAACGTCTCGCCCTCGATGCGGGGGGACACCGGGTAAAACTTGCGCACCCAGCGGAGCACCCAGTTCTTCTCCGGGGCCACAACG harbors:
- a CDS encoding NUDIX domain-containing protein; translation: MSKESSALLMYRRGSAEFLLVHPGGPFWKNKDAGAWTIPKGELKPGEEPLLAAQREFEEELGFKPHGPFIPLSPIKQKAGKLVRAWAFEGDFDTTRLQSNTFSMEWPPRSGHQQEFPEVDRAAFFHLNEAKEKINPAQVAFLIELSQRLEGS
- a CDS encoding TerC family protein, giving the protein MLAVVQITPWYWIGFISCVLLLLALDLGLLHRRPHAVGFKESLLWTALWFCLALIFAIVLKPLRGQKESLEFLTGYLIELSLSMDNIFVIALVFSYFQVPAEYQHRVLFWGILGALVMRGGMILLGVAIISWLHWVLYLLGLFILYTGIKMLFVKPVVAPEKNWVLRWVRKFYPVSPRIEGETFLTHWNGRRALTPLALVLLMVETTDLVFAVDSIPAIFAVTTRPFIVFTSNIFAILGLRSLYFVLAGALGYFRYLKVGLSIVLIFIGIKMLLDPHDRQPPAWFQIEIPIGVSLLTVAAIILISIILSITAARREKPANE
- the recJ gene encoding single-stranded-DNA-specific exonuclease RecJ; translated protein: MKFRWSLAAAQPLLAGQLAKQLHIPALLAQCLLNRKLGDPLSIAGFLQPRLKDLVDPFLLPNMKAAIERLFAAHQHREPLVIFGDYDVDGVTATALLVEVLQGLGWSVSYYLPRRLDEGYGLSQEAVENCLKKFPVKLLLAVDCGSANPGPIAWLGARGVDVIVLDHHQVSTPAPAALALVNPQLQPRSGLPTAIEADRLAVTEFCSAGLAFKLAHALVKHGRVAGLAGAATFDLRPLLDLVALGTIADLVPLTGENRTLASAGLERLNSTRRPGLVALKKVAQCPAPIGVYETGFQLAPRLNAAGRLEDAEQALQLLLASGLEAAMPLAQALDGRNRERQTIERRITQEALAAVQARLDVNHDFVIVEANPSWHIGVVGIVASRLLQQFHRPTIIAGGQGNEYRGSGRSIAGFDLAAALRECGDLLVRHGGHAMSAGLTVLPGKIDLLRARLNELVREALPPEAFQPTLQLDATVGLGEMNLECLAHLGHLKPMGCGNPGFQFMTRNVRHQRPAQRLGPDRQHLKMWVTDGTASCEALWWGAGSAAPPKDPFDLAFVPQINEYNGRRCVQLKVLDWSEGNV
- a CDS encoding pitrilysin family protein, whose product is MKLRKWLFILLLLGLVSPHGLRGAPAPALEKLPVLRATLTNGLRVIIVYNPLAPVVSTVVNYRVGSDETTPGFPGSAHALEHMMFRGSPGLSADQLADLSAMLGGDDNADTQQAVTQYLFTVPAEDLETALHIEAVRMRGLSLTPKQWDQERGAIEQEVAQDLSNPEYVFYVKLLEALFKGTPYAHDALGTRPSFDKTTAAALKQFYQTWYTPNNAILIIVGNVNPQETLAQVKRLFSGIPRKELPPRPQYEFQPVTAETMKLETDQPYGMAVISFRFPGTDSADYAAAQVLSDVLSSQRGKLYGLVPEGKALGAAFAYDSLPKAGVGYAISEFPAGADGQALIDQMRAILENEMTNGVNPELVEAAKRREIASAELQRNSVSGLASVWSEAVAVEGRQSPDDDVEAIRKVTADDVNRVARANLAFSHAISAILTPQPSGKPVSPKGFGGQESFTPKEVKKATLPAWARKAATRLEMPVSTLHPLDTNLANGLRIIVQPETISDTVSVFGRVKSNDKVEEPPGQDGVGSVLEELFSYGTTSLDRLAFQKALDDIGAMESPGASFSLQVLREHFDRGVQLLADNILSPALPAEAFKVIQPELAAAAAGELQSPGYLARRALEIALFSQRDPSARQTTPETIKALSIQEVKSYHQHVFRPDLTTIVVIGKVEPAHAVAVISKYFGQWAATGPKPNTLFPPAPVNAPAINQVPDASRVQDRVTLAQTLGPLTRTNEDYYPLELGNHVLGGAFYATRLYRDLRENAGLVYFVSSQFQVGQTRGVYSVQYACDPPNVSKARAIVISNLQAMQRALVTPPELRQAKVLLLREIPLSESSVDRIAQGWLSRSVLELPLDEPLRAAQRYIKLNAKDVQAAYAKWLKPADLVEVTQGPTPK